A region from the Saccharomonospora azurea NA-128 genome encodes:
- the alr gene encoding alanine racemase, whose protein sequence is MSTASLPRAEVVVDLGAVRHNVRLLSSRAAASGASTMAVVKADAYGHGAVAVARAALEAGATWLGVASLDEALALREAGFTSRMLCWLETPDVDYTAAVRHDVDVSVSSEAELARVAGAAAEVGGRARVHLKIDTGLSRNGCPAELWPSLVKAAAAEGGVEVVGMWSHLACADEPGHPAIDAQAARFADAYDVAREAGLSPLRHLANSAATLTRPDLHFELVRPGIAVYGLNPVPQPEDLRPAMTFRSCVVMTKRIKAGDSVSYGQTWTASRDTTLALVPVGYADGVPRTLSGRMSVWLDGARRPVAGRVCMDQLVVDCGDHEPEPGAEVVLFGTGDGGTPTATEWADTIGTIDYEIVTGMYRPRVRRRYLGTERDGT, encoded by the coding sequence GTGAGCACGGCGTCGTTGCCCCGTGCCGAGGTCGTGGTGGACCTCGGGGCCGTGCGGCACAACGTACGGCTCCTGTCGTCGCGAGCGGCGGCCTCCGGGGCGAGCACGATGGCTGTGGTCAAGGCCGACGCGTACGGTCACGGCGCCGTCGCCGTGGCGCGGGCGGCGCTCGAGGCGGGCGCCACGTGGCTGGGTGTCGCGTCGCTGGACGAGGCGCTCGCGCTGCGGGAGGCCGGGTTCACCAGCCGCATGCTGTGCTGGCTGGAGACGCCGGACGTGGACTACACGGCCGCGGTCCGCCACGACGTCGACGTGTCGGTGAGCTCCGAGGCGGAGCTGGCGCGGGTCGCCGGCGCGGCCGCCGAGGTCGGTGGCCGCGCCAGGGTGCACTTGAAGATCGACACCGGCCTGTCGCGCAACGGGTGCCCCGCCGAGCTGTGGCCCAGCCTGGTGAAGGCCGCGGCGGCGGAGGGCGGCGTCGAGGTCGTCGGCATGTGGTCGCATCTCGCGTGCGCCGACGAGCCCGGTCATCCCGCCATCGACGCCCAGGCCGCGCGGTTCGCCGACGCCTACGACGTCGCGCGTGAAGCCGGGTTGTCGCCGCTTCGGCACCTGGCGAACTCGGCCGCCACGCTCACCCGCCCTGACCTGCACTTCGAGCTCGTCCGGCCGGGTATCGCGGTCTACGGTCTGAACCCGGTGCCGCAGCCGGAGGACCTCCGGCCCGCCATGACGTTCCGGTCGTGTGTCGTGATGACCAAGCGCATCAAGGCCGGCGACTCCGTGTCGTACGGCCAGACCTGGACCGCGAGCCGCGACACGACGCTCGCGCTGGTACCGGTCGGGTACGCCGACGGGGTCCCGCGCACGCTGTCCGGCCGGATGAGCGTGTGGCTGGACGGAGCGCGTCGACCGGTCGCCGGGCGGGTGTGCATGGACCAGCTCGTCGTCGACTGCGGTGACCACGAACCGGAACCGGGCGCCGAGGTCGTGCTGTTCGGCACGGGCGACGGGGGCACACCCACGGCCACCGAGTGGGCCGACACGATCGGCACCATCGACTACGAGATCGTCACCGGCATGTACCGGCCACGTGTACGTCGCCGTTACCTCGGGACGGAGCGGGACGGCACGTGA